The following coding sequences are from one Sulfitobacter sp. HNIBRBA3233 window:
- a CDS encoding DMT family transporter, whose translation MTEWIISIEGTEAGHTAALILALMAAFLHAVFGALQKGRHDPWLTRGAIDGCYCVMAAPFALFVVPWPEPHMWAIFAGAFVIHLAYKLLQAMAYSRGAYTVVYPVVRGTGPLFTVIGAYLIFGEVFNGVQWLGVGVLMAGIFGLAVYNMIFLVSERDTLNAALALAVLTGIFVALYTTYDAYGIRATADPFTFLAWFFMIDGLVFPFLALRRWRAMEHRPAPAPLLRRGVLGGIVAFLSFGAVMLATRLDKVGEAAVLRETSTVFAALIGWLVLKETVGPRRIALMTLIAIGAVIVEFGG comes from the coding sequence ATGACAGAGTGGATCATTTCCATCGAAGGCACCGAGGCGGGCCATACCGCGGCGCTGATCCTTGCGCTGATGGCGGCGTTCCTGCACGCGGTTTTCGGCGCGTTGCAGAAGGGCCGGCACGATCCATGGCTGACACGCGGTGCCATCGACGGATGCTACTGCGTGATGGCCGCGCCCTTCGCGCTTTTTGTCGTGCCGTGGCCCGAGCCGCATATGTGGGCGATTTTCGCGGGCGCCTTCGTGATCCATCTGGCCTACAAGCTGTTGCAGGCCATGGCCTATTCACGCGGGGCGTATACGGTCGTCTACCCGGTGGTGCGCGGAACCGGGCCGCTGTTCACGGTGATCGGCGCCTACCTGATCTTCGGCGAGGTATTCAACGGCGTTCAGTGGCTGGGCGTCGGGGTCCTGATGGCCGGTATCTTCGGCCTCGCGGTCTATAACATGATCTTTCTGGTGTCCGAGCGTGACACGCTGAACGCCGCACTCGCGCTTGCGGTGCTGACCGGGATTTTCGTGGCGCTCTATACCACTTACGATGCCTACGGTATCCGCGCCACGGCGGACCCCTTCACCTTTCTGGCGTGGTTTTTCATGATCGACGGGCTGGTGTTCCCGTTCCTTGCGCTGCGGCGCTGGCGTGCGATGGAGCATCGCCCCGCGCCTGCACCGCTGCTGCGGCGCGGTGTGCTGGGCGGTATCGTCGCCTTCCTCAGCTTTGGCGCGGTCATGCTGGCCACGCGCCTCGACAAGGTGGGCGAGGCGGCTGTACTGAGAGAGACATCCACCGTCTTTGCCGCGCTGATCGGCTGGCTGGTGCTGAAGGAAACCGTAGGCCCCCGCCGGATCGCGCTGATGACGCTGATCGCGATCGGGGCCGTTATCGTCGAATTTGGAGGCTGA
- a CDS encoding inner membrane-spanning protein YciB, with protein sequence MADPREINPILKQVLELGPTIAFFVLYLRIKDDTFAFGGTDYSGFIVAAVVFVPILLLAMGILWALTGKLSRMQIFTAFMVIFFGGLTAWFNDERFFKMKTTIVYGLLAVLLGIGLLRGRSWLEFVMGDMMPMRHEGWMILTRRLTAAFAVLAVANEVIWRTMSTETWVKIETFGFPVALMVFLFWQFSQLQPHLIEDGDEDRAAR encoded by the coding sequence TTGGCAGACCCGCGCGAAATCAATCCGATCCTGAAACAGGTGCTCGAATTGGGGCCGACAATCGCCTTTTTCGTGCTTTACCTGCGGATCAAGGACGACACCTTTGCCTTCGGCGGCACCGACTACAGCGGGTTCATCGTGGCCGCCGTCGTGTTCGTGCCGATCCTGCTGCTGGCGATGGGGATCCTGTGGGCGCTGACCGGCAAGTTGAGCCGGATGCAGATATTCACGGCCTTCATGGTGATTTTCTTCGGCGGTCTGACCGCGTGGTTCAACGACGAGCGGTTCTTCAAGATGAAAACGACGATTGTCTACGGGCTGCTGGCGGTGCTGCTGGGGATCGGGCTGTTGCGCGGGCGGTCGTGGCTGGAATTTGTGATGGGCGACATGATGCCCATGCGCCACGAGGGCTGGATGATCCTGACCCGCCGCCTGACTGCAGCCTTCGCCGTGCTGGCCGTCGCCAACGAGGTGATCTGGCGCACCATGTCGACCGAAACATGGGTCAAGATCGAGACCTTCGGCTTTCCGGTTGCGCTGATGGTGTTCCTGTTCTGGCAGTTCTCGCAGCTACAGCCGCACCTGATCGAGGACGGCGACGAGGACCGTGCCGCCCGCTGA
- a CDS encoding glutathione S-transferase N-terminal domain-containing protein, translating to MSTSLDLYYWPTPNGWKISVCLEEMALPYQTHLIDIGAGDQFQPQFLEISPNNRMPAIVDPDGPDGAPLSIFESGAILQYLARKTGQFCGATERERIAVDQWLMWQMGGLGPMAGQAHHFLKYAPLMDPPQDLPYAKDRYRTEVARLYGVLNRQLEHNEFVAGDFVSIADFAIWGWASLWEGQQQTLDDKPHMARWLDTMGARPGVQAGRALYAEKRGDFKKDAQDKLFKR from the coding sequence ATGAGCACGTCACTTGATCTCTACTACTGGCCCACGCCGAACGGCTGGAAAATCTCTGTCTGTCTCGAAGAGATGGCGCTGCCCTACCAGACGCATCTGATCGATATCGGCGCGGGCGACCAGTTCCAGCCACAGTTTCTGGAAATCTCTCCGAACAACCGGATGCCCGCCATCGTCGATCCGGACGGGCCCGACGGCGCGCCGCTCTCGATCTTCGAAAGCGGGGCGATCCTGCAGTACCTCGCGCGCAAGACCGGCCAGTTCTGCGGCGCCACCGAGCGGGAGCGCATCGCCGTGGACCAATGGCTGATGTGGCAGATGGGCGGGCTTGGTCCGATGGCCGGTCAGGCGCATCACTTTCTGAAATACGCGCCGCTGATGGATCCCCCGCAGGACCTGCCCTACGCCAAGGACCGCTACAGGACCGAGGTTGCGCGGCTTTACGGTGTCCTGAACCGGCAACTCGAACACAACGAATTCGTGGCGGGCGATTTCGTATCCATCGCGGATTTCGCGATCTGGGGCTGGGCATCGCTCTGGGAAGGCCAGCAGCAGACGCTCGACGACAAGCCGCATATGGCGCGCTGGCTCGACACGATGGGCGCGCGCCCGGGCGTTCAGGCGGGCCGCGCGCTCTACGCCGAGAAGCGCGGCGATTTCAAGAAAGACGCGCAGGACAAGCTGTTCAAACGCTGA
- a CDS encoding alpha/beta hydrolase encodes MPILRINAGPAGLCLHGTGDDPWAALHRAGARAARIVVMVHGYKYSPFVARHCPQAKLFARDRWPAAFGAAEADTLVVAFGWHARGTLVAAYDRATTKAAVLSKVIATLRRAGPPVDIVAHSLGTTLALSALPYLGAGDVGRLVLLSAAAHRCVAAHALATPAGRVARTVHVTSRENAVFDLLFERLVPGAGALSRDRAIATVLIDSDRTRADLARAGFDIAPRDRLVSHWSSYARPGVMALNAALLDGRLPLDALPAPAPARAALRRVGLAIARQSGIMRGASRQEAHPHEHVT; translated from the coding sequence ATGCCGATCTTGAGGATCAACGCAGGCCCTGCGGGTCTGTGCCTGCACGGCACGGGCGACGATCCGTGGGCCGCATTGCACCGCGCGGGGGCCCGCGCCGCGCGTATCGTGGTGATGGTACATGGCTACAAATACTCTCCCTTCGTGGCGCGCCATTGCCCTCAGGCCAAGCTTTTCGCCCGCGACCGCTGGCCCGCCGCCTTCGGCGCGGCAGAGGCGGACACGCTGGTTGTTGCCTTCGGCTGGCACGCCCGCGGCACGCTCGTCGCCGCCTACGACCGGGCCACCACGAAGGCGGCAGTGCTGTCCAAGGTCATTGCCACGCTGCGGCGCGCCGGCCCGCCGGTGGATATCGTGGCGCATTCGCTGGGCACCACCCTTGCGCTGTCGGCCCTGCCCTATCTGGGCGCGGGCGATGTCGGGCGGCTGGTCCTGCTGAGCGCCGCGGCCCACCGGTGCGTGGCCGCCCATGCGCTCGCCACCCCTGCGGGGCGGGTCGCACGGACGGTTCACGTCACCAGCCGTGAAAACGCGGTTTTCGATCTGCTCTTCGAGCGGCTGGTGCCCGGTGCGGGGGCGCTGTCGCGCGACCGGGCCATCGCGACGGTTCTGATCGACAGCGACCGCACCCGTGCGGATCTGGCGCGCGCGGGGTTCGACATCGCGCCGCGCGACCGGCTGGTCAGCCACTGGTCGAGCTACGCCCGCCCCGGTGTCATGGCCCTGAATGCAGCCCTTCTGGACGGACGGCTACCCCTTGACGCGTTGCCCGCACCGGCCCCGGCGCGCGCGGCGCTGCGGCGCGTGGGCCTTGCCATTGCCCGCCAAAGTGGCATCATGCGAGGCGCATCCCGGCAAGAGGCCCATCCCCATGAGCACGTCACTTGA
- the metZ gene encoding O-succinylhomoserine sulfhydrylase, whose protein sequence is MSNDWKPATKAVHSGTRRSQYGEVSEAIFLTQGFVYETAEHAEARFISSGDDEFIYARYGNPTVAMFEERIAALEGAEDAFATASGMAAVSGALTSMLKTGDHVVSARALFGSCLYVLEEILTRYGVEVTFVDGANLDEWEAAIRPDTRAVFFESMSNPTLQLVDIEAVSALAHRNGATVVVDNVFSTPVYSKAIAQGADVVIYSATKHIDGQGRALGGVILGTREFIRKTVEPYMKHTGGSMSPFTAWIMLKGIETMGLRVRAQTASAAQIAQTLEGHPALSKVIYPGLESHPHHEVVMRQIGAGGTMLALELAGGKDAAFRFLNALKVGLISNNLGDAKSILTHPATTTHQRLSEEQRAELGISPGLVRVSIGLEDTADLIADFHQALDAAK, encoded by the coding sequence ATGAGTAATGACTGGAAACCCGCCACCAAGGCCGTGCATTCGGGCACACGCCGCAGCCAGTACGGAGAAGTCTCCGAGGCGATTTTTCTGACACAGGGGTTTGTCTACGAAACCGCCGAGCATGCCGAGGCGCGGTTCATCTCGTCGGGCGACGACGAATTCATCTACGCCAGATACGGCAACCCCACCGTGGCTATGTTCGAAGAACGCATCGCGGCGCTGGAAGGGGCCGAGGACGCCTTTGCCACCGCGTCGGGCATGGCTGCGGTCTCCGGTGCGCTGACCTCCATGCTGAAAACCGGCGATCACGTGGTCTCGGCGCGCGCGCTTTTCGGATCGTGTCTCTACGTGCTCGAAGAGATCCTGACACGCTACGGTGTCGAAGTGACATTCGTCGACGGCGCGAACCTCGACGAATGGGAAGCGGCGATCCGGCCCGATACGCGGGCGGTCTTTTTTGAATCCATGTCCAACCCGACCCTGCAACTGGTCGATATCGAGGCGGTCAGCGCCCTCGCGCACCGCAACGGTGCGACGGTCGTGGTCGACAACGTCTTTTCGACCCCCGTTTATTCCAAGGCGATCGCGCAGGGGGCGGACGTCGTGATCTATTCGGCGACCAAACATATCGACGGGCAGGGCCGTGCGCTGGGCGGTGTCATCCTCGGCACGCGCGAGTTCATCCGCAAGACGGTCGAGCCCTACATGAAACACACCGGCGGTTCGATGTCGCCGTTCACCGCGTGGATCATGCTCAAGGGGATCGAGACGATGGGCCTGCGGGTGCGCGCGCAGACGGCCAGTGCGGCACAGATCGCGCAAACCCTCGAAGGGCATCCGGCGCTGTCCAAGGTGATCTACCCCGGTCTTGAGAGCCACCCCCACCACGAGGTCGTGATGCGGCAGATTGGCGCGGGCGGCACGATGCTGGCGCTGGAACTTGCCGGTGGCAAGGACGCCGCCTTCCGGTTCCTCAACGCGCTGAAGGTGGGGTTGATCTCGAACAATCTGGGTGATGCGAAATCGATCCTGACCCACCCTGCAACGACAACGCACCAGCGTCTTTCCGAAGAACAGCGTGCCGAACTGGGTATTTCGCCCGGTCTGGTCCGTGTCAGTATCGGCCTTGAAGACACCGCAGACCTGATCGCAGACTTCCATCAGGCGCTCGATGCCGCAAAATAG
- the folE2 gene encoding GTP cyclohydrolase FolE2, whose translation MNIATPIKQTPDREAAAEALETLRAWAANADETEVATLDPAIAQMLGGSEAYPLFQRDYPSDFEIEPDYKDTLPDLQNGPSSLIKGANQQIQHVGISNFRLPIRFQTRDNGDLTLETSVTGTVSLEADKKGINMSRIMRSFYKHAESTFSFSVIEAALDDYISDLESFDARIQMRFSFPMKLTSLRSGLEGYQYYDVALELVEQGGVRQKIIHLDYVYSSTCPCSLELSEHARATRNQLATPHSQRSVARVSVLLEQDGDCLWFEDLIDACRRAVPTETQVMVKREDEQAFAELNAANPIFVEDAARLFCAELLADARISDFRVVASHQESLHSHDAVSVLTEGPTFAQASLDPKLFNTLFHVG comes from the coding sequence ATGAACATCGCAACACCGATCAAGCAGACACCGGATCGCGAGGCCGCAGCCGAAGCGTTGGAAACGCTCCGCGCCTGGGCCGCCAACGCGGATGAGACCGAAGTCGCCACGCTGGACCCTGCCATCGCGCAGATGCTCGGCGGGTCGGAGGCCTATCCGCTGTTCCAGCGCGACTACCCGTCGGATTTCGAGATCGAGCCCGACTACAAGGACACGCTGCCGGACCTCCAGAACGGCCCGTCGAGCCTGATCAAGGGGGCCAACCAGCAGATCCAGCACGTCGGGATCTCGAATTTCCGGCTGCCGATCCGCTTCCAGACCCGCGACAATGGCGATTTGACGCTGGAAACATCCGTGACAGGGACTGTCAGCCTTGAGGCGGACAAGAAGGGAATCAACATGTCGCGCATCATGCGCAGCTTCTACAAGCACGCGGAAAGCACCTTCAGCTTTTCGGTGATCGAAGCGGCGCTGGACGACTACATCAGCGATCTGGAAAGCTTCGATGCGCGCATCCAGATGCGATTCTCTTTCCCGATGAAGCTCACGAGCCTGCGGTCGGGCCTCGAAGGATACCAGTATTACGACGTGGCACTGGAGCTTGTCGAACAGGGCGGGGTGCGCCAGAAGATCATCCACCTCGATTACGTCTATTCCAGCACCTGCCCGTGTTCACTGGAACTCAGCGAGCACGCCCGCGCCACGCGCAACCAGCTGGCGACACCGCATTCGCAGCGCTCTGTCGCGCGGGTTTCCGTGTTGCTGGAACAGGATGGCGATTGCCTGTGGTTCGAGGACCTGATCGACGCCTGCCGCCGCGCCGTTCCGACCGAGACACAGGTGATGGTAAAACGTGAGGACGAACAGGCCTTTGCCGAACTGAACGCCGCGAACCCGATCTTTGTCGAAGATGCGGCGCGCCTGTTCTGCGCAGAACTGCTGGCGGATGCGCGGATTTCGGATTTCCGCGTGGTGGCAAGCCATCAGGAAAGCCTGCACAGCCACGATGCGGTCAGCGTTCTGACCGAAGGACCGACTTTCGCGCAGGCGAGCCTTGATCCCAAGCTGTTCAACACGCTCTTCCACGTCGGCTGA
- a CDS encoding TrkH family potassium uptake protein has translation MDLRPVGYVIGLLVAVLGAAMIVPLLVDLAEGRGQWPVFFQSAVITFLGGVAIALACASGVREGLSIQQTFLLTTSVWVALPVFGAIPFILGETDARVVDAVFEAMSGLTTTGSTVFSGLDDLPKGLLIWRAILQWLGGIGIIVVAMVFLPELRVGGMQIFKSEAFDTFGKILPRAGQIATQISGLYVAFTLICAMVYLYFGMNLFDATAHAMTTISTGGFANYDASFGVFSGPLEYVAAIFMILAAMPFVRYVQLINGNTHALHRDPQVRAFVATIAVLVLVLILLLEGDVHFGAEQAIREALFNVTSIISGTGYASVDYMQWGSFAVALFFFIGLIGGCAGSTACSIKIFRYQLLFASVRAQLQRIRSPHGVFTPRYDGRPVAQDVLSSVMSFFMIFVVTLGVVSVALSMTGLDFITSVSGAGAALANIGPGLGDIIGPAGNFAPLNDAAKWILTIAMLLGRLELMAVYVIFTVNFWRA, from the coding sequence ATGGATCTGCGCCCCGTTGGATATGTGATTGGCCTGCTTGTGGCCGTGCTGGGTGCAGCGATGATCGTGCCTCTGCTGGTCGATCTTGCCGAAGGGCGCGGCCAATGGCCGGTCTTCTTCCAAAGTGCTGTCATCACCTTCCTCGGCGGGGTGGCCATTGCGCTGGCCTGCGCCAGTGGTGTGCGCGAGGGGCTGAGCATCCAGCAGACCTTCCTGTTGACCACATCCGTCTGGGTGGCGCTGCCGGTATTTGGCGCGATCCCCTTCATTCTGGGCGAAACCGATGCCCGCGTGGTCGATGCGGTATTCGAGGCGATGTCGGGGCTGACCACGACCGGCTCCACCGTCTTTTCGGGGCTCGACGATCTGCCCAAGGGGCTGCTGATCTGGCGCGCGATCCTGCAATGGCTGGGCGGCATCGGCATCATCGTCGTCGCCATGGTCTTCCTGCCCGAACTGCGGGTCGGCGGGATGCAGATTTTCAAATCCGAAGCCTTTGACACCTTTGGTAAAATCCTGCCCCGCGCGGGGCAGATCGCCACCCAGATTTCCGGTCTCTATGTCGCGTTCACGCTGATCTGCGCGATGGTCTATCTCTATTTCGGGATGAATTTGTTCGATGCGACCGCCCACGCGATGACGACGATCTCGACGGGCGGCTTCGCGAATTACGACGCATCCTTCGGGGTCTTCTCGGGCCCTCTTGAATATGTCGCCGCGATTTTCATGATCCTCGCCGCCATGCCCTTCGTGCGCTACGTGCAGCTGATCAACGGCAACACCCACGCGCTGCACCGTGATCCGCAGGTTCGTGCCTTTGTCGCGACCATCGCCGTTCTGGTGCTGGTGCTGATCCTGCTGCTGGAGGGCGACGTCCACTTCGGCGCGGAACAGGCGATCCGCGAGGCGCTGTTCAACGTCACCTCGATCATCTCCGGGACCGGCTATGCCTCGGTTGATTACATGCAGTGGGGCAGCTTTGCCGTGGCGCTGTTCTTTTTCATCGGGCTGATCGGCGGCTGCGCGGGATCGACCGCCTGTTCGATCAAGATCTTCCGCTACCAGCTTCTGTTTGCCTCCGTGCGCGCGCAGTTGCAGCGGATCCGGTCGCCGCACGGGGTTTTCACGCCGCGTTACGACGGGCGGCCCGTGGCACAGGATGTGCTGTCGTCGGTGATGTCGTTTTTCATGATCTTCGTGGTCACGCTGGGCGTGGTTTCGGTGGCCCTGTCGATGACGGGGCTTGATTTCATCACGTCTGTTTCTGGGGCAGGGGCCGCGCTGGCCAATATCGGCCCCGGTCTGGGCGATATCATCGGGCCCGCGGGCAACTTTGCCCCGCTGAACGATGCGGCCAAGTGGATCCTCACAATCGCGATGCTCCTGGGGCGGCTCGAACTGATGGCCGTCTACGTGATCTTTACCGTCAACTTCTGGAGGGCCTGA
- a CDS encoding thiamine pyrophosphate-binding protein, which yields MPDTQMRPLGAQISHMLKDRGVDTIFGIPGVHNQEMYRGIEEAGITHVLARHEQGAGFMADGYARATGKPGVAYVITGPGLCNIMTPMGQAYSDSVPMLVLSSCLDETAARRGQLHQMKDQRAAADTVCDWSEEARTAGAAYGLIDRALTEFATGRARPKHIQVPIAVLEEPAPAAPKAVAQGAKPAEALPDGVLARLASARRPLLVLGGGARGATDALRALMARCAVPAFTTYAGRGIVAADDPMLLGSALARPESAEVFARSDLVIAVGTELAEVDLWRAHPGHLGEMIRVDIDTESLTDGAGNTHAIEMTAENFLAALASSEDLPARFDWTAGEIAKARAGFRAGVEAEYQQIPAICDALKACLPEDTMIYSDMTQFAYAATEIWDMDRPGHWHHPYGFGTLGYATPAAIGGAVARRGKPTMAIIGDYGFHYTMAELGVAVELGLSLPIFLWDNAKLGAIEASMVGAQIAPNAVVARNPDFCRLAEAFGARAVAPQTIEEMQTAVRDAFSADGPTLIHVTPAVLG from the coding sequence ATGCCTGATACACAGATGCGGCCCCTCGGCGCGCAGATTTCGCACATGCTCAAGGATCGTGGCGTCGATACGATTTTCGGCATTCCCGGCGTGCACAATCAGGAAATGTACCGCGGGATCGAGGAGGCGGGGATCACCCATGTGCTTGCGCGTCACGAACAGGGCGCGGGGTTCATGGCCGACGGCTATGCGCGGGCCACGGGAAAGCCCGGGGTGGCCTATGTGATCACGGGGCCCGGGCTGTGCAACATCATGACGCCGATGGGGCAGGCCTATTCCGACAGCGTGCCGATGCTGGTGCTGTCCTCGTGTCTGGATGAAACAGCCGCGCGGCGCGGCCAGTTGCACCAGATGAAAGACCAGCGCGCGGCGGCGGATACCGTCTGCGACTGGTCCGAGGAAGCGCGCACCGCAGGAGCGGCCTATGGGCTGATCGACCGCGCATTGACGGAATTCGCGACAGGGCGGGCGCGCCCCAAGCACATTCAGGTGCCGATTGCGGTGCTCGAAGAACCCGCACCCGCAGCGCCGAAGGCCGTGGCGCAGGGGGCAAAGCCGGCAGAGGCTCTGCCGGACGGGGTGCTGGCGCGTCTGGCGTCCGCGCGGCGACCGTTGCTGGTGCTTGGCGGTGGCGCTCGCGGTGCGACCGACGCGCTGCGCGCGCTGATGGCGCGCTGCGCCGTACCGGCATTCACGACCTACGCCGGGCGCGGCATCGTCGCGGCGGACGATCCGATGCTGCTGGGCAGCGCGCTTGCCCGGCCCGAAAGCGCCGAGGTCTTCGCGCGGTCGGATCTGGTCATTGCCGTGGGCACGGAACTGGCCGAGGTCGATCTGTGGCGCGCCCATCCCGGCCACCTTGGAGAGATGATCCGGGTCGACATCGACACCGAAAGCCTGACCGACGGTGCCGGCAACACCCACGCCATCGAAATGACGGCCGAGAACTTTCTGGCCGCGCTCGCCTCTTCCGAGGACCTGCCTGCGCGCTTCGACTGGACCGCCGGGGAGATCGCCAAGGCGCGCGCCGGGTTCCGCGCGGGCGTCGAGGCCGAGTATCAGCAGATTCCGGCGATCTGCGACGCGCTGAAGGCCTGCCTGCCGGAAGACACAATGATCTATTCCGACATGACCCAGTTCGCCTATGCGGCAACGGAAATCTGGGACATGGACCGTCCCGGCCACTGGCACCATCCCTACGGGTTCGGAACGCTGGGATACGCGACACCTGCCGCCATCGGCGGTGCCGTGGCGCGGCGCGGCAAGCCCACGATGGCGATCATCGGCGACTACGGCTTCCATTATACGATGGCCGAACTCGGCGTGGCGGTAGAGCTGGGGCTGAGCCTGCCGATCTTCCTGTGGGACAACGCCAAGCTGGGCGCAATCGAGGCCAGCATGGTCGGCGCGCAGATCGCGCCCAACGCGGTGGTCGCGCGCAATCCTGATTTCTGCCGTCTGGCCGAAGCGTTCGGTGCGCGGGCTGTGGCCCCGCAAACGATCGAAGAGATGCAGACCGCCGTGCGCGACGCGTTCAGCGCGGACGGGCCGACGCTGATCCACGTCACCCCGGCTGTTCTGGGCTGA
- a CDS encoding serine protease, with the protein MMRLFFTFMFALFFGFSGAVPQAAAQSGFADDVVWVQVEAQPSLNQATDRARAYAGIIEDVNGFSVGGGWYAIVIGPYRRADAELVLQQYRRDGLIPRDSFIQLTNRLNQQFWPVGANVLGDPAVQVPGAAPTATAPDTTDTDAAPTAQVTAPAPEPADETPAEARRSERALSAEERRELQIMLQWAGYYDAAIDGAFGRGTRASMAQWQEANNYEPTGVLTTLQRATLKRQYNAVLDGLDLGPVRDAQAGIEVIMPRAAVDFDRYEPPFAHYEPTGDIGAKVLLISQRGDQDTLFGLYEIMQTLEIVPLQGPRERRNSSFTLVGENARTISYTEVALEGGEIKGFTLIWPAGDEERRRRVLAEMRASFTRLPGVLSASAGATDEQSIDLVAGLQIRKPIRSRSGFFVNADGAVATTSQAVQNCGRITLDQDTEAEVIADDTGRGVALLRPRAALAPLAVGTLSAGTPRLQSEVALAGYSFEGVLSAPSTTFGTLADVRGLGGETNIKRLALTSRAGDAGGPVLDGNGEVIGMLAPAPQDGTQLPADVSFALDAATIAAASADAGVTLAQPAAGSPLTPFQIAERASDMTVLVSCWE; encoded by the coding sequence ATGATGCGCCTGTTTTTTACGTTTATGTTCGCCCTGTTTTTCGGTTTTTCGGGGGCTGTTCCGCAGGCCGCGGCGCAATCGGGCTTTGCCGACGATGTGGTCTGGGTGCAGGTGGAGGCGCAGCCATCGCTCAACCAGGCCACCGACCGCGCCCGCGCCTATGCCGGGATCATCGAGGACGTGAACGGCTTTTCGGTTGGCGGCGGCTGGTACGCCATCGTGATCGGCCCCTACCGCCGGGCGGATGCCGAACTGGTCCTGCAACAGTACCGGCGCGACGGGTTGATCCCGCGCGACAGCTTCATCCAGTTGACGAACCGCCTGAACCAGCAGTTCTGGCCGGTCGGCGCGAATGTTCTGGGCGATCCGGCCGTGCAGGTGCCCGGCGCGGCACCCACGGCAACCGCCCCCGACACAACAGATACGGACGCAGCACCCACCGCGCAGGTAACCGCGCCTGCGCCCGAGCCCGCAGACGAGACACCCGCCGAGGCACGCCGCTCCGAACGGGCGCTGAGCGCCGAGGAGCGCCGGGAGCTTCAGATCATGCTGCAATGGGCCGGCTATTACGACGCGGCCATCGACGGGGCCTTCGGGCGCGGCACCCGCGCCTCCATGGCCCAGTGGCAGGAAGCAAACAATTACGAGCCCACCGGCGTGCTGACCACTCTACAGCGGGCAACGCTCAAGCGGCAGTACAATGCCGTGCTCGACGGGCTCGATCTGGGACCGGTGCGCGACGCGCAGGCGGGGATCGAGGTCATCATGCCCCGGGCGGCAGTCGATTTCGACCGCTACGAGCCGCCCTTTGCCCATTACGAGCCCACCGGCGATATCGGCGCCAAGGTGCTGCTGATCAGCCAGCGGGGCGATCAGGACACGCTGTTCGGTCTCTACGAAATCATGCAGACGCTTGAGATCGTGCCCCTGCAGGGCCCGCGCGAGCGCCGCAACAGCAGCTTCACGCTGGTCGGCGAAAACGCCCGCACGATCAGCTATACCGAGGTCGCGCTGGAAGGCGGCGAGATCAAGGGCTTTACCCTGATATGGCCCGCCGGAGACGAGGAACGCCGCCGCCGCGTTCTGGCGGAAATGCGCGCAAGCTTTACCCGCCTGCCCGGTGTGCTGAGCGCCAGCGCCGGTGCCACGGACGAGCAATCCATCGATCTGGTCGCCGGACTGCAGATCCGCAAGCCGATCCGCTCGCGGTCGGGGTTCTTCGTGAACGCCGATGGGGCGGTCGCCACCACCTCGCAGGCAGTCCAGAACTGTGGCCGCATCACGCTGGATCAGGACACTGAGGCCGAGGTGATCGCCGACGATACCGGACGCGGGGTGGCCCTGTTGCGTCCCCGTGCGGCACTGGCCCCGCTTGCGGTCGGCACGCTGTCGGCCGGCACCCCGCGCCTGCAAAGCGAGGTCGCGCTGGCCGGATACTCCTTCGAGGGAGTTCTGAGCGCGCCCTCCACCACCTTCGGCACCCTCGCCGATGTACGCGGTCTGGGAGGAGAGACCAACATCAAGCGTCTGGCGCTGACATCGCGCGCCGGTGATGCGGGGGGCCCTGTTCTGGACGGTAACGGAGAGGTCATCGGGATGCTGGCGCCCGCTCCGCAGGACGGCACGCAACTGCCCGCCGACGTCAGTTTTGCGCTGGACGCGGCCACCATTGCCGCGGCAAGCGCCGATGCCGGTGTCACGCTGGCGCAACCGGCGGCCGGGTCGCCCCTGACGCCGTTCCAGATCGCAGAACGCGCCAGCGACATGACCGTGCTGGTCAGCTGCTGGGAATAA